A segment of the Capra hircus breed San Clemente chromosome 19, ASM170441v1, whole genome shotgun sequence genome:
atggtgaTAAGTATAACATCAACTAGTGGTGATAAGTcatggtgaggattaaatgagataatatgtgtAAAACACATGGCCTAATTCCTAGCTACATATTAGTCAAATGTAGCTTCTGTTGTTATGGCATTGCCGCTACTGGTGTTACGATCCTTGTTCTTATTAGCCATCTTGGAGCTCTGgtgctagtttgttctctgtggcGAGGTGGGAGAAGCCCTAGGCCTAGGACACAGAGTCCCTAGGTGCGgtggcccccccccaccccccacccccgcttcccCAAGCTGCCTTGGAGCTCCCCCTGGTGGGCAGGGAGCCTCAGTGAGTGGTTGAAAGGGGTCTGCAGCCCCAACTGACCCCCATCTCTCCCTCTAGCCGGACGACATCGGCCAGTCACCCATCGTCTCCATGCCAGACGGAGACAAGGTGGACCTTGAGGCCTTCAGCGAGTTTACCAAGATCATCACCCCGGCCATCACCCGCGTGGTGGACTTTGCCAAAAAACTGCCCATGTTCTCCGAGGTGAGTGATGGATGGGAGGAGAGACCTGGTGTCACACTGGAGGGAAGCCTTGGGCTGCTCCCCGGGTCACCCAGTCCCAGCTCATCCTTCTCTGAAGCTCTCTGGACAGGGAGCAATTCCTATAGGTCaacacacccaacacacacatgcacgcacacgcacatgTACAGGGTGAGCTGATTCCTAAGAACTAACAGGCTCCATGGGCCCAGCCCTGCACCCCCAGCCTCTCCCTGCCCATCTCCCCGCAAGTCTGCGTGACCATCCTGACTCTGGAGATTCTTATTTTAAAGAGCTCTAACTCTGTGGACAGGCTGCCCTACCGGCTTGAGAGCTTGGCTGCATGGCCTAACTCCCTAAACCTCCCTTTGCTTATCTGCAGTGGGCATGGAGGTGATGACAGGCCCTAACTCAGAGACCTAGTTGTGAGGGTTAGTGAAGCAAGGTAGGTCTGCCACCCAGTGCAAGGGTAGCTGTCCAGAGCATGTGTTCCCAGTTGGTGGTGGCCTCGCAGTTCCCAGGGGCACCTTCAGGGGACACTCATGGGGAGGGTCATGCTGAGTGTTCCTGTGACTCTGCAGCTGCCTTGCGAAGACCAGATCATCCTCCTGAAGGGGTGCTGCATGGAGATCATGTCCCTGCGGGCAGCTGTCCGCTATGACCCCGAGAGCGACACCCTGACGCTGAGCGGGGAGATGGCCGTCAAGCGGGAGCAGCTCAAGAATGGCGGCCTGGGTGTCGTCTCTGACGCCATCTTTGAACTGGGCAAGTCACTCTCTGCCTTTAACCTGGATGACACGGAAGTGGCTCTGCTGCAGGCTGTGCTGCTAATGTCAACAGGTACCTAGCCTGGCTGGGTGGGCTCCGGAGCTTCCAGGGCCCGAGACCTTGGCTGGGCCCCAGGCTTGTCCTTCTTTAACCCCTCAGTCTCTCTGCTCCCCAAGCCCACCTCTCTGTCCCCCAAGCTTATCCCTGTCCGCAGGCCCATCCTCTGTCCACTGTCCCCTGCTCTGTCACCCATCCCCCCTCTGTTCTCTCCAGGCCCATCTCTAGCTTCCCACGCCCTCTTCTATCCTGGCTTCATTTTTCACCTCTGCCCCACATCTGCTCTCTGTCTCTCATAGTCCCCTTTGTTCCCCACCCTTGACTCTGTTCCCATCCaccttctcttcccctccctcctctgttCTCAGTACCCCTGTCCCTGCCCCCAACCTCCTCCTActcctctgcccaccccacctcTCCACCCCCTAGGCCTGCCTCATCTCCTAGTCTCCTCCCTTCCCAGGCCCACCTCTGACTCCTCTGTCTGCTTTACCAGCCCCTCCACCAGCTTTGCCCTGTGCTTGCCCCCGACTTGCCCCTGCCCCCGCAGAATGCATGTTTTTCTCCATTCTCCCCAAGCCTCTCGGCCTCTGCCCCCCTGCACCCTCTCAGCCTCGTGCCCCTCCTTCCCTGCAGACCGCTCGGGCCTGCTGTGTGTGGACAAGATTGAGAAGAGTCAGGAGGCGTACCTGCTGGCGTTCGAGCACTACGTCAACCACCGCAAACACAACATTCCGCACTTCTGGCCCAAGCTGCTGATGAAGGTGACTGACCTCCGCATGATCGGGGCCTGCCACGCCAGCCGCTTCCTCCACATGAAAGTCGAGTGCCCCACCGAACTCTTCCCCCCACTCTTCCTCGAGGTCTTTGAGGATCAGGAAGTCTAAAGCCTCAGGCGGCCAGAGGGTGTGCGGAGCTGGTGGGGAGGAGCCGGGAGagaaggggcagagctgggggctgAGGGAGACCCCCAcacctcttctctcctccctctcatCCTTGGATAGATTCagctccccacacacacccccacactgCCCTGTCCCTCCTCAGAACCTCCAGCCCTGGGACAGGGCAAACAAATGAACTTGCTATGAAAAGGACAGTGTGGGAGGCGGGCGGGGGGACCGTGTCCTGCAGTTCCCAGGACCATGTCCTCtgagaaggtaggagaagggagggagaactAAGAGCGGACAAGCCATCTTGACCGTAGGGGATAGAGGAATGTGGGGTGGGGGCAAAGGCCCTCACtcaccccctacacacacacacacacacacacacacacacacacacgagagagCCCCCTCGCCCAGTCTCTTGGCCTAGGTCCCCCCTCCAGGCTGAGGGCCTCTCTGCTTCCCCAGATGCCTGGTGCAAAGAAAGGCTTGGCTTGGCTCCTCCCCTGGAGGTTAAAAATTACAGTCATTCTAACTGCACTTTGGAAACCAGGCAAGGGGAgaagataaatgaagaaatactAGACAGAGGAAAAAAGAGCGAGCGACTGATAGAGAGATGATATTAAGTTATTAACTGAGGCTGGCCAGAGGGGaggaccccccctcccacccccgagCACTTTGAgagctgcccccctccccccaaatcagAGAGAACTGCCCCCCCCCACATCAGGTCCCCAAGGGTAGGGCTGCCATCAGAGCTGTGAGCTAATACAGCAGGGTCCTGGCCACGCCCCCTTGCCTTGCCCCTCCCTCTGTGCCCTTTGGCACCCCCCGCCCCAGTACTCC
Coding sequences within it:
- the THRA gene encoding thyroid hormone receptor alpha, producing the protein MEQKPSKVECGSDPEESSTRSPDGKRKRKNGQCSLKTSMSGYIPSYLDKDEQCVVCGDKATGYHYRCITCEGCKGFFRRTIQKNLHPTYSCKYDSCCVIDKITRNQCQLCRFKKCIAVGMAMDLVLDDSKRVAKRKLIEQNRERRRKEEMIRSLQQRPEPTPEEWDLIHVATEAHRSTNAQGSHWKQRRKFLPDDIGQSPIVSMPDGDKVDLEAFSEFTKIITPAITRVVDFAKKLPMFSELPCEDQIILLKGCCMEIMSLRAAVRYDPESDTLTLSGEMAVKREQLKNGGLGVVSDAIFELGKSLSAFNLDDTEVALLQAVLLMSTDRSGLLCVDKIEKSQEAYLLAFEHYVNHRKHNIPHFWPKLLMKVTDLRMIGACHASRFLHMKVECPTELFPPLFLEVFEDQEV